A single Candidatus Sulfotelmatobacter sp. DNA region contains:
- a CDS encoding type II toxin-antitoxin system death-on-curing family toxin has translation MKSPKWIDRRALILLHGETLTEHGGLSGLRDEGALDASLARPQHLHTYEPTSDIAALAAAYGFGIVRNHPFNDGNKRTGFLAIGLFVELNGRELSVDPVEAIAIILRLAEGKLSEAELAEWIRKNTVKSK, from the coding sequence GTGAAATCTCCGAAGTGGATCGACCGACGCGCTCTGATCTTGCTGCACGGAGAAACGCTGACAGAACATGGTGGCCTCTCAGGATTGCGCGACGAGGGCGCCCTCGACGCTTCGCTGGCTCGGCCCCAGCACCTGCATACTTACGAACCCACATCCGATATCGCGGCCCTCGCAGCCGCATACGGCTTCGGCATCGTCCGCAATCATCCCTTCAATGACGGTAACAAACGTACCGGCTTTCTCGCGATCGGTCTATTTGTTGAGCTCAACGGACGTGAGCTTTCGGTTGACCCCGTCGAGGCCATTGCCATTATCTTGCGCTTAGCGGAAGGCAAACTGTCGGAGGCGGAACTCGCCGAATGGATACGGAAGAACACTGTAAAATCCAAATAG